The region TTCGATCGTGAAAATGAAGTTGCCGCGATGACCGAGGGCTGTATTGGGACCGTAGAGCATGAAGAAGTTCGGAAAGCCCGCCACGACGGTACCCAGATAGGCCTGACAGTCGTCATCGTTCCAGACCTCACGTACTGTCACGCCATTGCGTCCGAATACCTGAACCGGAAGCAAGAAGCGTGTGATATCGTAGCCCGAGGCGACAATGAGAACGTCTGCCTCATGGGTGTCGCCATTTATCGCGCGGATCGACTTGCCTTCAACATGGGCAGCAGCGCTGTCTACTAGATTAACTTGCGGCTTCAACAGGGTTCGGTACCAGCCGTTGTCCAGGAGCATTCGCTTGCCGAATGGCGGGTAGGGCGGGATGACCTTGGCCAATAGCTCGGGATGCCCGGCCAGCTGCTCTTCGATGTATCGTGTGTAGGTCTCGCGATGGTCGTCGTTCATCGCATTCACAGAGCGATCAGGATGCGTCCACGCCGGGTCCTTCTGTAGGGACTGGTGCACTTGACTGTCAAAAATCCAACTCAGCCGGAGCCTATAAAGCCATTCGTAGTGTGGTACCTCGCGCAGCAAGAACCGCACCGGCTCGGCAACCGGCATACGAAACTTTGGAAAGGGCGCCGCCCATTGGCGCGACCGTTGGAAGATTGTCAGGGCACCCACCCGATCTGCGATTGCTGGGACAACCTGCATTGCCGAGGCTCCATTACCAATCACAGCCACGCGTTTGCCGTCGAGTCTAACCTCTGGATCCCAATTCGAGGTGTGTATCACCGGGCCGTCGAAGTCACGCAGGCCTGAAATATTCGGCCATTTCGGCGTGGTAAAGCCTCCGACGGCCGAAATGACCACATTGGTCACGAGGGTTTCTTCCGTACCGTCTGGCAAGCGTAACCGGGAATGCCAAGTCCGGCTCTCTTCGTCATAGCGAGTGTGGAGGCATTCCGTGCCGTAGCGGATCGAGCTCTCGATCCCGAATTCGCAGGCAACCCGGTTAAGATAGTCGTCGATTTCTCGCTGCAAAGGGAAGAACTTGCTCCAGTCGCCACTGGCAAAAGTGTAGGAGTAAAGATGTCCGGGCGTGTCCACTCCACAGCCAGGGTAGTGATGTGAATGCCAGACGCCGCCGGTGCG is a window of Rhizobium jaguaris DNA encoding:
- a CDS encoding flavin-containing monooxygenase — translated: MGHSTDPDQFRRRIAEALPSANIPTLLLLLYQFTGRDYWLNPPFIPVKSGWDDNDSGGLTVELQAEVRDAALTAITAWRQGEHIAKPDLSAEELIRMLSMSEAEPIPPEYADMMIHKLRRYSGAVPDPVCLPEDFRVLVIGAGMSGMAAAIRLRQLGVSYIQIEKQNRTGGVWHSHHYPGCGVDTPGHLYSYTFASGDWSKFFPLQREIDDYLNRVACEFGIESSIRYGTECLHTRYDEESRTWHSRLRLPDGTEETLVTNVVISAVGGFTTPKWPNISGLRDFDGPVIHTSNWDPEVRLDGKRVAVIGNGASAMQVVPAIADRVGALTIFQRSRQWAAPFPKFRMPVAEPVRFLLREVPHYEWLYRLRLSWIFDSQVHQSLQKDPAWTHPDRSVNAMNDDHRETYTRYIEEQLAGHPELLAKVIPPYPPFGKRMLLDNGWYRTLLKPQVNLVDSAAAHVEGKSIRAINGDTHEADVLIVASGYDITRFLLPVQVFGRNGVTVREVWNDDDCQAYLGTVVAGFPNFFMLYGPNTALGHRGNFIFTIESQLDYVLSVLRQMGEKKLIEVECRQDVYQRYNRTIQEMHQNMIWSHPGMSTYFRNDRGRIVTNSPWRLIDYWNLTKEADLGDYRTTGRIGSQSETAAEAV